A genome region from Nitrospirota bacterium includes the following:
- a CDS encoding YicC/YloC family endoribonuclease, translating into MGREAATMIRSMTGYGRREAYWQRGSVTVEVRAVNHRFLEVVTRLPRPLSDLEEPFKKAVQQRCLRGRVEVTVSLGGEKGGARAVALDRSLARQYHQVLRELQKDLRIGGTIDIALLSGFRDIVVVADEPGDGSQLGRLAQRLLGQALGDADRMRRREGAALAKEIRSRLHSIRKAKRQIAERAPEVAREAFARMKARVEKLLGAKPPDVGRLNQELAIYADRYDITEELVRLDSHMIQFDHALRREGSVGKTLDFLLQEMGREINTIGSKAADAEIASQVVHIKAELEKIREQVQNVE; encoded by the coding sequence ATGGGAAGGGAAGCTGCGACGATGATTCGGAGCATGACCGGCTATGGCCGGCGGGAAGCCTATTGGCAGCGGGGTTCCGTGACGGTGGAAGTGCGCGCGGTCAACCATCGTTTTTTGGAAGTCGTGACCCGGTTGCCGCGCCCGTTGAGCGACCTCGAGGAACCGTTCAAGAAAGCGGTTCAGCAGCGCTGTCTTCGCGGCCGCGTCGAAGTGACGGTTTCGCTGGGCGGCGAAAAAGGCGGAGCGCGGGCCGTGGCTCTTGACCGTTCTCTCGCCAGGCAGTACCATCAAGTCCTCCGCGAGCTCCAGAAGGATTTGCGGATCGGCGGGACGATCGACATCGCATTGCTCTCTGGCTTCCGAGACATTGTCGTCGTTGCGGACGAGCCCGGCGACGGTTCACAACTTGGTCGGCTTGCTCAGCGGTTGCTCGGCCAGGCGTTGGGGGATGCAGACCGCATGCGCCGCCGCGAGGGGGCCGCGTTGGCCAAAGAGATCAGGAGTCGCCTCCACTCGATCCGCAAGGCGAAACGTCAGATCGCCGAGCGCGCGCCGGAAGTCGCGCGGGAAGCGTTTGCCCGCATGAAAGCCCGAGTTGAAAAACTCCTCGGCGCCAAACCGCCGGATGTCGGGCGGTTGAACCAAGAACTGGCAATCTATGCCGACCGTTACGACATCACGGAAGAGTTGGTCAGGCTCGACTCCCATATGATACAGTTTGACCACGCACTTCGGCGGGAGGGCTCGGTGGGCAAGACGTTGGATTTCCTCCTGCAGGAAATGGGACGCGAGATCAACACCATCGGTTCCAAGGCCGCCGACGCCGAAATTGCGAGTCAAGTCGTCCATATCAAAGCGGAACTTGAGAAGATCCGCGAGCAGGTCCAGAATGTCGAATAA